The Meriones unguiculatus strain TT.TT164.6M chromosome 14, Bangor_MerUng_6.1, whole genome shotgun sequence sequence ggaggaggacctcctgtatctgtgaacttggggagggaaataggagaagagggagggaaagtgggattgggagggcacaagggagggggctgcagctaggatacaaggtgaatatactgtaattaataaaatttacatatgaaaatataattaaacaaataactaaatacTAGTAAAATATTTGCTGCATAAGTTTATGATTATATAAgtgatatatgtgtgcatatttatgGATTATCTCATTTAACCTTCTCAATAAATCTATGAGAGTCCCCATAGTTACCACAAACTATCTATTTTATATATGAAAAGGAGAAAActaaaaaatgttaaatgaatTTCCAGGTTTTCATtcacagaaaagaatgaaaaattcaaataaaattttatatgacTCCATCTACTTCACCTACATAACTATGCAAGAAATTTCATCATTAGTAGTACTGATAATAACTTACTGAAGAGCAGATCTGAAGGAAAGAAGTTGACAGGATTCTAGGGTTCCCTGCTTGGTAAAGTTGGTGAGATTGCCCTAATTTAaaaggaacacagaaaaaaagggttttgtttttttttttttttttttttgtgtgtgtgtgtgtgtgtggcttggaAGTTCTGTTCCAGAGGTGACATCCAGTgaataagtatatgtgtgtgtgtgtgtgtgtgtgtgcaaacacactcacacacacacactcacacacacacactcacacacatgaattcTAGAGTAAAGTCATGAATTTAGTGCTCACAGAGTAGCTGGTAGCTGAAGAAATGGATATGATCTTTCCTAGGTAATTATGAAGGAGCAAGGGTCAAGAAAGTGAGTCTCTAGAGAATACTACAATTCTGCTAATGTGACCATTCCATATACCCCAGGTAGGGAAGCCAAGAGCATCCCTGTATCTCCCTGCCCTGTCTCTTCCTAGTGTCTGAGTTAGAGCCCACATGTGAGAAGTAAGAGCTGCCTGCAGCAGCTGACTTGCCTTGGTGATGTTAAACCATCACTGTTTTTGTGGACTGATGCTCTTGGCTATTCCAAAGCATCCTAGAGATTCATGTTCTGAGTTCAGGATGATCATCGTACTTTCACTTACTTCCCAAATGTTCATTAAATGCCAGACATTTTTCACATGTGATGGTAGAAATATGAAAGATACATACTCTTCTGGTTTCAAAGTGTTTGCAGTCATTTCTGGTTACAAAGAAATGAGCAACCCACTACATCTAATTCTGCACATGTAGAAAATGTGTAAGATGAACTAGGCAGGCGAAAGTAGGCGCCTTATCTTGTCTGGATCAAATGGGAAAGACTCGGGAGACAAGGCAGTTTCCTCCCATGCCAACCCCTGTCCCTGCCCCgctgggtgctgggactaaaagtgtgcaccaccactaccctgTTGACAAAGTAGTTTTTGAGGTGAAATTTAAAGAATGAGACAAtttctgaaaaggcagaaggacatacatgctttttttgtttttgtttttgttttttttaaacaaacaaaaaaaatgctaaatgctgggattatagctacATATTACCATGCTTAGCCCATGGAGTCTTCATCAAGGTCCTGTCTAGATAATTAATGACTAGCCTTTtccatagtttaaaaaaaaaaaaacaaaaacacctgatACCACAGAAGTTAGTGgagaactttattttcttttggttgttGATGTTTATTTGTGACAGAGTTTTGCTTTATAACTAAGGTTGGTCTTAAAATGACTCTGTTagccaggctgttctcaaacccagatcaatcctcctgcctcagtttcctgagtgctggtattacaggcatgaaccaccaagCCAAGCTTACTtgattctattttaaaaaatcatattagGGACTGTAAAATACCAGAGCCTCCTCATATATTAGATATGTCTAAtgtattcatttgtttatagCCTTACTTCCTATCACATGTCCAATTTCTGAGACAGTCAAATGCTCATATCAGAGAGTTGTACACTTAGTttatcatttctgtttttaacGATATGTATGAAGTAGGCAGCAAACATTAAAcaagagaaagagataaagaggaCAATAGAAAAAATAGACAATAGAAAAGTGGGACAAGGAGAAGGATGAGGCCAGAGGAAAGTCCTCCATGTCCAGAGATGTGTGCTCCTTGGTGAGCTTCCTTGAGGAAGCTGGATGTTTAGATTCACAGGGACCAATCATCCCAAAGGAGAGGAACAACACTGGGTCTTGATGTTCAAGAACCAGTGGACTACACCCTCGCGGATCTGCTTAGTCTTCACCCCGTAGACAATGGGGTTCAGCATCGGTGGCACCACCACATAAAGATTGGCCAGCAAGATATGCACGTGTCGGGGAATGTTTCGCCCAAAGCGGTGGGTCAGTAAAGTGAAGAAGGATGGGACGTAAAACATGAGGATGACACACAGGTGCGACCCACAAGTGCCAAGAGCCTTGTGCCGGGCGTCCTGGGAGGGTAAACCAAACACTGCCCGGAGAATGAGTGAGTAGGACACAGCAATGAGGATCACATCCAGGATGACCATGACGATGGGCACTGCGAAGCCGTACCAGATATTAACCGTGATGTCGGCACAAGCCAGGCGGGCCACCCCAATGTGCTCACAGTAGGAATGGGGGACGATGTTGGTTCCGCAGAACGGCAGCCGCTTCAGCAAGAAAATCACAGGAAAGATAATACAGACGCTCCTGACAACAATGGCTAGAGCAATCCTCCCCACTGTGGGCCACGTTAGCACTGTTGTATATCTCAGTGGGGCACAGATGGCCACAAAGCGATCAAAGGCCATGGCTAACAAGATGGCTGACTCCCCCACAAACATTGTGTGGACAAAGAAGACTTGGGTGACACAGGCACCAAAGGCAATGTTGTGGGCATGGAGCCAAAAGATGGCAAGGGCCTTGGGCACAGTGGTGGAGGACAGTAAGATGTCTGTGATGGCCAGCATGGAGAGAAAAATATACATGGGTTCATGAAGGTCCCGTTCTGTGATAATGACCACTATCAGGATGCTGTTCCCAAGGACTGCAGTGACATACATGAGGCACAGGGGGATAGACAACCAGGTGTGATAAGCCTCTAACCCGGGGATGCCAAGTAGCACAAAAACTGTGGGGTGGAAGATGGTGATGTTGCTGTGAACCATGATGCTCACTGTAGTGCTGAGTCCCTGCTGGTGAAGGGACAAAGAACTCCTGAGTGTGTGCAGAGGCACAAGCGCAGGTGTGAACTTGTGACTTGCTGAGTTCCCACGAGGAAGTTCATCTAGAGGATAGTGGCTAGGGTGGAGCAATGGCTTTTGGCCCTGAGGGCTTATCTGCACACAGTTCCTGTGGCAATGTGCTTTAAGAACTGGTAGAAGTTGCACCTGTCTCTATTCTCCCTGTCCCCTGTGTTCTGACCCACCATATCATTTAACATTCATTCTAACATGTCCACACAAGCACAAACTACCTGCTACCGAGTGTGTACTTGTCTGTTCCTCACATTTTGTTCTGTGTTTACCTAaatttctctccccttcctcttgtTTGCCCTAGCCTTAAAGTAGCTCCCTAAGACACACTACTCTGTAATGTGTTCTTAATATATCTCCTTCCTGAAGACATATTAACTAAACAGTCTTTAAACTCGATTATATGTAATCATATTGTTTCTCTGCTTGTTACCTGGAGCATTTCTTGGGACTGTTGCCCTCATGACCCTATGTGATGGACATGGAGAGCCAAGTAGAAACTGGAAGGCAGATAAGGTATAAATCTGTCCTCTCTGACCCAGATTCATAACCTCCTTGAAGGCAGTGAACAGGGGCAGCCAATGAATCTGAAGGAACAGTTTTCATCACCATTGCCATGAACCTGTGCTTCCAGAAATTCCATCCAAATGCCTTCTGGTCAATTCTACATCTCCTTAGCCACATAACCCTGAATCCCATGGTCCCCTCTTCTGGTGAAACTGTCTTGAGAACAGAGAATCAGTGTGTTCTGTCCCTTTGGCCTTTACTAACTCCAACATAGCCCTGCTTTCTCCATACTTGCTCCTTCATTCCAGAAGTTACCAAGTCTCCCTGTTACTAAAAAGTGTTCTGAATCCTCCTTGTCTTAGCTATCCAGCACTCATGGAATGTTTGTCTCTGTAGCTAATTCTCTGTCAGCTAGTTGGACTATGGAAAAGGCTAGTCATTAATTATCTAGACAGGACCTTGATGAAGACTCCATGGGCTAAGCATGCTAATATgtagctataatcccagcatttaggaagttGGGGCAGGAGGATGGGCACTTTGAGGCTAGCTTGTGATACACAATGAGCTCCAGGCAGACCAGAGCTAGAGAACAGGTTcttatctcaaataaataaataaataaataaataaaatagataataaagaaaaaatcaaaactatAAAGGCATCACATAAAAACTAAACAGACATCCTAATAAACATGTTCCAGGAGCCCTAAGGAAGAAGCCATGCAAAGGGTAAAATCCTCAGTTCAAGagtccatcttcctgcctctgggtcAAGTGCCCTTCGAGGAAGGAACAATGGGACTCCAAGTGGACACTAGGAAGAGAGCAGAACCAGACCCAAAAAAGGTAAAGGCCAAGCAGATTTATCATATGACACCTCTCAAGCCAGATCTCTTGAACACTTTCTCCAACTGAGCTTCATTTCAATGAGCACTAAAGGAGGGGGTTGTGATGGGACTGCCCCGCCTCCAGGCAGTCTCAAGtctacagaaacagaaagccacaCCAGACAACAGATCCATCTTCCTTAGAAGAAAAGATATTggtatttatggttgtgagcctagcctttaatggctgagccatctctccagcccaagatttTGGTATTTAAATCATTACTACTTCTCCCAACTCTCCTACctactaatttctttttctttttcttttttttttttttttaataaagcagGATGCACTAGACACAAGCCCTCACTTAATCCCTGCTCTTCACTTGCAACTATATGGTACAACCACAAGACTGAGATGCCAAGCAGGGGTCTCAGTAGCTGTTGATGGAGTTCTTCAAGGAATGCTACTGACTGGAAAGGACTGTCATTACACCGAGTGCTTCCTAGGGTCAGTATCTCAGCCCTGCAGTTTCTCTGCCAAACAGCATTGATGGGCTCTAGGCTTTCATGGGTTGA is a genomic window containing:
- the LOC110566600 gene encoding olfactory receptor 52B2 isoform X2; this encodes MDLFNITIFHPTVFVLLGIPGLEAYHTWLSIPLCLMYVTAVLGNSILIVVIITERDLHEPMYIFLSMLAITDILLSSTTVPKALAIFWLHAHNIAFGACVTQVFFVHTMFVGESAILLAMAFDRFVAICAPLRYTTVLTWPTVGRIALAIVVRSVCIIFPVIFLLKRLPFCGTNIVPHSYCEHIGVARLACADITVNIWYGFAVPIVMVILDVILIAVSYSLILRAVFGLPSQDARHKALGTCGSHLCVILMFYVPSFFTLLTHRFGRNIPRHVHILLANLYVVVPPMLNPIVYGVKTKQIREGVVHWFLNIKTQCCSSPLG
- the LOC110566600 gene encoding olfactory receptor 52B2 isoform X3; translated protein: MVHSNITIFHPTVFVLLGIPGLEAYHTWLSIPLCLMYVTAVLGNSILIVVIITERDLHEPMYIFLSMLAITDILLSSTTVPKALAIFWLHAHNIAFGACVTQVFFVHTMFVGESAILLAMAFDRFVAICAPLRYTTVLTWPTVGRIALAIVVRSVCIIFPVIFLLKRLPFCGTNIVPHSYCEHIGVARLACADITVNIWYGFAVPIVMVILDVILIAVSYSLILRAVFGLPSQDARHKALGTCGSHLCVILMFYVPSFFTLLTHRFGRNIPRHVHILLANLYVVVPPMLNPIVYGVKTKQIREGVVHWFLNIKTQCCSSPLG
- the LOC110566600 gene encoding olfactory receptor 52B2 isoform X1; this encodes MSVYNITIFHPTVFVLLGIPGLEAYHTWLSIPLCLMYVTAVLGNSILIVVIITERDLHEPMYIFLSMLAITDILLSSTTVPKALAIFWLHAHNIAFGACVTQVFFVHTMFVGESAILLAMAFDRFVAICAPLRYTTVLTWPTVGRIALAIVVRSVCIIFPVIFLLKRLPFCGTNIVPHSYCEHIGVARLACADITVNIWYGFAVPIVMVILDVILIAVSYSLILRAVFGLPSQDARHKALGTCGSHLCVILMFYVPSFFTLLTHRFGRNIPRHVHILLANLYVVVPPMLNPIVYGVKTKQIREGVVHWFLNIKTQCCSSPLG